One Panulirus ornatus isolate Po-2019 chromosome 39, ASM3632096v1, whole genome shotgun sequence DNA segment encodes these proteins:
- the LOC139761034 gene encoding uncharacterized protein isoform X2, whose translation MVESHTRTRRDKAKMAWRHRSRNEKMMLRVIGFLSFTLLCFIITVTVMDIAYKAKIKDLEDKLDAMKTTPQAIASTSDLTDLTSDFTDPISDLTTTTTTTTTTTTTPVPTTTTPPPTTTTPLPTTTTQQPSTLTTGLASTDNGSTAEATSQDGLIEALQLLLVNFSGRLNSKKIWQEESELEGVLTRTRATVAVLADIQREESKPHKKESHPIKPNTTRDDIVDIDIPPSAATSSPTEIIDHTSEPATENSIMDGETSDTEDEDDWEAKTEHIFPTDDSSAHLEGSGAGDIAP comes from the exons CCGTGACAAAGCCAAAATGGCATGGCGTCATAGATCCCGCAATGAGAAGATGATGCTTCGAGTCATCGGGTTCCTGAGCTTCACTCTCCTCTGcttcatcatcaccgtcaccgtCATGGACATAGCCT ATAAAGCGAAGATTAAGGACCTGGAGGACAAACTCGACGCTATGAAGACCACTCCCCAAGCCATTGCCTCGACCTCTGACCTCACGGACTTGACCTCTGACTTCACAGACCCTATCTctgacctcaccaccacaacgacgacgacgaccaccaccaccaccacacccgtccccaccacgACAACTCCCCCGCCCACAACGACCACTCCActgcccacaaccaccacacaacaaccctcaACGCTAACCACCGGATTGGCCAGTACCGACAATGGGTCAACTGCTGAGGCTACCAGCCAGGATGGACTGATAGAGGCGCTACAGTT ATTACTTGTCAACTTCTCTGGAAGGCTGAATTCTAAGAAAATCTGGCAAGAAGAGAGTGAGCTGGAGGGTGTGCTGACGCGCACGCGAGCCACCGTTGCCGTCCTGGCTGACATACAACGCGAAGAATCCAAACCACATAAGAAGGAATCCCATCCTATAAAACCAAATACCACTCGAGATGACATAGTCGACATAGACATTCCTCCTAGcgccgccacctcctcccccacggaAATAATTGACCATACCTCTGAACCTGCCACGGAAAATTCAATTATGGACGGTGAAACGAGTGACACAGAAGATGAGGATGACTGGGAGGCCAAGACTGAACATATATTCCCAACAGACGATTCGTCAGCCCATCTTGAAGGATCTGGTGCAGGGGACATAGCACCTTAG